The Lactuca sativa cultivar Salinas chromosome 2, Lsat_Salinas_v11, whole genome shotgun sequence genome includes the window AAGTTAGAGAATACATTGTTAGGTGACTTAAATAAATGGGGTTTATTTTCTTTATAATGATGTAGAATACAAAGATACGATCAGATCTAGAGAATGCGGTGACTGGTGGTAAAGGTGTGCCTAAAATCGTTATTGCTACTATGTTTTGTGACATTAGTTTGACTGCAACATAGCCATTAACAACATAAAAGGCTGTCATTCATCGATGGTGGCACTAATGATTAAAGATAAGGCGAGgaacggtggtggtgatggtggtgaacgGTGCCATGGCGCACTGCTGGTGGTGGTCATAGCGTCTATTGCTTGAAATCGAAATAAGAAATCGTGAGAGAAATAAGGGGAGAGAATGGCAAAATGGGGGATACCGTTTTTGATTTGTAGCTTCAAAGAACAATAAATAGGGGAagataagggagaaattcaaatCCCCTTATTATCAAATCTCTCCTCAAATTACGCTAAATGAAAACTAGGATAAGAAAAgcgataaaaaaaattatgcattAAATAGCGGTACCTTGTGCATTAAAGCTCTTGGGGATTCGTTTGAATGTAATTATAACACACTAGTAATTCTTATATTGATATTTTACTTATTGACCAAAAAATAAGATTCAGTATAATAATTGTAAATAGCACAATAAAATTTGTACGGCTTAAAATTCAGCATTCGAACAaatatactttatatatatatatatatatatatatatatatatatatatatatatatatatatatatatatatatatatataaccttaatacaaaaaaatacatatttttatcttataaaccGAAACGGAATAGTGGTTTGGGACCCCGTGCCCCCACATAGGTCCGCCTTTGATATTAGTTGACCATCCGTTCTAACCTCATGCAACATCAACTAATGAAGAAACAATTGCTCCTCCTTCACAAGAGGTAATCCCACCCAATCTCTAAACGTTGTGATGCGAAATATGTCTAGTCTTCTACCGACATTTAGACATACCAAATCTCTAACTTTACCAACATTTACCTTTGTATTCACAAACCCTTTATTTGAGCGCAACCCATGTTACATTAACAAACAAATTTTACACACAAGCAAGTAAATAAAAGCATTAAAACTTATATGGAAAAGAACAAATTAAAAATGGGTTGACTAATAAGACACTCTATTTTACCATTTAGACAACTCCaattaatgtttgaaatatttttacgAGTTGATACATGCTAAAACATAAATTTCCGCATGTCAAGAGTTTTAAAAATCTATCACCAATTGCTATGAATTCCAATTTGGGACTATAAATATAAAAACGTAGATAGAAATAAACAATAATTGATTTATATAGTTCCTCGTTGTTTCTGGTTcagaaaaaatttatatatacttttgaaaaaataatgttaaattgaaaaaaaatcatttattcgtGCTTTAAACCAAAtttgccttagacccgttacttttgttttgttttgtttttttgtttttgttttgttttttttttttttttttttttttttgcaggtaATAGATAAATTTTCACAGTCAATAACTTaaaaattattcatttttaaaaataaaaataatttttttgtatGAAGACACCACAATTTTTGTGGACATTTTTTAATCACTTAAAAACGATGGTCTACAAAGATTACAACTATTTTGgacattttcatttttaattattttataaaaagctTAAAAAAAAATACTACTCACTCTCATTTTTTTAAAGTATATTTTCCAATACTCTACAAAAATAACAAGAAgtctaaaaaattatttttaagttGTAACCCTAATTAAACTCCTCTGCCTATTTTCTTCCCCACACGACTCACGACTCTACGAGAACACAATCACAGGTAGTTATCGCCGGCCTTTCCTCCGCCTCGCTTCTCCGGTGCTCCCCATCTCGTCTCGCAGCTGCTTCAACACTGTCATCTACTGCCAGTCTCCATCGTTTCATCTCCTTTCCTTCTCCTTCTCCTGTACTGGTCCTCTTTCTCCTTTTCTGATATTGATTAGCAATTTATAGTTTCCTCTCCTCTTTCCAGTAACGATTAGCGATTTCCGTTTGCTCCTTCTCCGACGTTGTGGTATccgttttagggtttttgtaaaTTAACGAAATTGATATTTGAGATGCGGTTATAGAAGGTAAAATTTCATTtgtttattattcttattattgatTATTGCTTTACCTCCTGGGAAATGTTAAATGCATTAAAAATTGGATTTTTATCATATAAATACTTTGATGTCTACATCCTAATTTAAGTCGAGAATCAAACAGGACTTTACCAAACACTTTTCTAAATGAATTCCCCGGCGGCGGTCAATCGACCGCTCCGATTCTCTCCGGCCACCATTTTTCAGAACCCTAGGAGAATCAGAATCAGAAGCATCAGATTACCTCACCAGTTGGATGAATCGTCGTCTTGTTGTACTATATCGACTCTCACCTCCTCTAAAAGAATAGAATCTCAACACCACGGATACAAAGTTCGGAGTTCTTCTCATTTGCTGCGAAAACCTAGGGTTTCTTCCGACGATGCTCAGCCGAGTGTTCCTTTTTATGAATCTGAGGTCTCGGAGCCTAGTTTCCTTGAGTTTATTACTTCAGAGAGAGTTAAAGTTGTTGCAATGGTGGCTTTGGCGTTGGCACTCTGTAATGCAGATCGTGTTGTGATGTCTGTGGCTGTAGTTCCGTTGTCTCAGTCCCGTGGCTGGAGTCAATCCTTTGCTGGTGTTGTTCAGGTTACTCTTTCTATTGTTTCATACAATAATATAAGAATTTTGTTATTGATTTGGTTAGTGTAGTGTCTGAATAATTCACTTAATGGTTTGAGTGATTGTGTTTTCCAGTCATCATTCCTCTGGGGATATCTGATATCACCAATTGCTGGAGGAACTCTAGTGGACTATTATGGTGGCAAAGTAGTGATGGCATGTGGTGTAGCTTTATGGTCAATGGCTACATTTCTCACTCCATGGGCTGCTGAAAATTCTCTTTGGGCACTACTTAGCATGCGTGCTTTACTTGGAGTTGCAGAAGGTGTAGCACTTCCATGCATGAACAACATGATAGCAAGGTAATAACTTCATGATTCTCCATTTCCATTCACATCTTCATAACTTTACTCCATTGTTTGTTGTCTAAATGTCTAGTGAAACTAAAAAGGCCTAGAATCTTATGAACTTTTCCCTTAGATGGTTTCCACAAACCGAAAGATCAAGAGCTGTTGGGCTTGCAATGGCTGGATTTCAGCTTGGAAGTGCAATTGGACTCACACTTTCTCCTATTTTAATGTCACAAGGTGGTGTAGGAGGCCCTTTTATAATATTTGGATTATCTGGATTTCTTTGGGTTTTGGTTTGGGTATCTGCAACTTCTAGCACACCTGAACGAAGTCCTCAAATATCAAAATACGAGTTACAATATATACAAAGCAAGAGGAAGAAATCCATCAAGGATGAAActagtcaaacaaagtcaaccaaAATAATCCCACCCTTCAGACGTTTGCTCTCTAAACTCCCAACTTGGTCCCTCATAATTGCAAATTCCATGCATAGCTGGGTACATACTTTtattatagagtaaattacacgaatggtccctatggtttagggtaatttgcacgtttggtccctaacttattttcgGAAGGtctttattgtttgtttttgttacatgtttggtctttttcttacctaaaaagaccattttgcccttgtttttttaatttatttaaataaacacaccccaaccccaaccccaaccccaccccttcaccttaccttacctaccctaccatttttccctatttaaataatagtcttttttaggtaagacagagaccaagcgcgtaacaaaaacaaacagtaaggaccaagcacgtaacaaaaacaaacagcagGGACCttttgagttaaaaaaataagttagggaccaatcgtgcaaattaccccaaaccatagggaccattcgtgtaatatgcaattcattatatatatgtttttaccACAGGGATTCTTTGTTATTCTTTCATGGATG containing:
- the LOC111920747 gene encoding probable anion transporter 4, chloroplastic isoform X1, with product MNSPAAVNRPLRFSPATIFQNPRRIRIRSIRLPHQLDESSSCCTISTLTSSKRIESQHHGYKVRSSSHLLRKPRVSSDDAQPSVPFYESEVSEPSFLEFITSERVKVVAMVALALALCNADRVVMSVAVVPLSQSRGWSQSFAGVVQSSFLWGYLISPIAGGTLVDYYGGKVVMACGVALWSMATFLTPWAAENSLWALLSMRALLGVAEGVALPCMNNMIARWFPQTERSRAVGLAMAGFQLGSAIGLTLSPILMSQGGVGGPFIIFGLSGFLWVLVWVSATSSTPERSPQISKYELQYIQSKRKKSIKDETSQTKSTKIIPPFRRLLSKLPTWSLIIANSMHSWGFFVILSWMPIYFKTIYHVDLRQAAWFSAVPWSMMALVGYFAGVFSDNLIQSGMTITLTRKIMQSIGFIGPGFALIGLIMAKSPVVASAWLTLAVGLKSFSHCGFLVNFQEIAPQYSGVLHGMSNTAGTLAAIIGTVGAGFFVELVGSFQGFLLLTSFLYFSAALFWNIYSTGERVNFDEAN
- the LOC111920747 gene encoding probable anion transporter 4, chloroplastic isoform X2, translating into MVALALALCNADRVVMSVAVVPLSQSRGWSQSFAGVVQSSFLWGYLISPIAGGTLVDYYGGKVVMACGVALWSMATFLTPWAAENSLWALLSMRALLGVAEGVALPCMNNMIARWFPQTERSRAVGLAMAGFQLGSAIGLTLSPILMSQGGVGGPFIIFGLSGFLWVLVWVSATSSTPERSPQISKYELQYIQSKRKKSIKDETSQTKSTKIIPPFRRLLSKLPTWSLIIANSMHSWGFFVILSWMPIYFKTIYHVDLRQAAWFSAVPWSMMALVGYFAGVFSDNLIQSGMTITLTRKIMQSIGFIGPGFALIGLIMAKSPVVASAWLTLAVGLKSFSHCGFLVNFQEIAPQYSGVLHGMSNTAGTLAAIIGTVGAGFFVELVGSFQGFLLLTSFLYFSAALFWNIYSTGERVNFDEAN